In Brevibacillus brevis NBRC 100599, a single genomic region encodes these proteins:
- the amaP gene encoding alkaline shock response membrane anchor protein AmaP: MNLFDRFILTIYSFALIVLSCIAIAATSGLISQDFFRPYVDQMLAGTNITYLIVAIIFLVVSLRFFFSSFRSNKPKVERGIRQRSDLGEVNITIQTIQTIAERAARRVKGVRDLKTTVKALESGNIITLRVSVDGETPLPELTQKLQADVKEQVEGIAGVVISEVTIVVTEVAQQENYSSRKRVE, translated from the coding sequence GTGAACTTGTTTGACCGCTTTATCTTGACGATTTATAGCTTTGCGCTCATTGTTTTGTCCTGCATCGCGATAGCAGCGACCAGCGGATTGATCTCGCAAGATTTTTTCCGCCCATATGTGGATCAGATGCTGGCGGGTACGAACATCACCTATCTCATTGTCGCGATCATTTTCCTCGTAGTCAGCCTTCGCTTCTTTTTCAGTTCTTTCCGCTCTAACAAGCCTAAAGTAGAACGGGGAATCCGTCAGCGCAGTGATTTGGGTGAGGTCAACATTACGATTCAGACGATCCAGACCATTGCAGAGCGTGCCGCCCGCCGAGTAAAAGGCGTGCGCGATCTGAAAACGACAGTCAAAGCACTCGAGAGCGGCAATATTATCACCCTGCGTGTTTCGGTAGATGGAGAAACGCCATTGCCTGAACTGACACAGAAGCTACAGGCTGACGTGAAGGAGCAAGTCGAGGGGATTGCTGGTGTTGTCATTTCTGAGGTGACCATTGTCGTGACGGAAGTAGCACAGCAGGAAAACTACTCGTCTCGTAAACGGGTGGAATAG
- the accC gene encoding acetyl-CoA carboxylase biotin carboxylase subunit, with protein MFQKVLIANRGEIAVRIIRACRELGIRTVAVYSEADREALHVKLADEAYCIGPKASKESYLNIANIMSVATKVGADAIHPGYGFLAENADFAEICAACNITFIGPDPEAIVKMGDKSTAKDTMKTAGVPTVPGTEGLIEDVADAVVTANKIGYPVMVKATAGGGGRGMRVAVDDEDLEKAIRQAQNEAKTAFGNPGVYLEKFVEGPRHVEIQIMADKHGNAVYLGERDCSIQRRHQKLIEEAPSPALSEELRRQMGDAAVAAAKAVSYHGAGTVEFLLDKHGKFYFMEMNTRIQVEHPVTELVTGFDLIKEQLTVAAGQPLSFTQEDIVLDGWAIECRINAENPAKNFMPSPGRITEYLAPGGFGVRVDSAAYAGYSIPPYYDSMIAKLIVWGKDRNEAIDRMKRALGEFVVEGITTTIPFHLKVLEHEVFVSGHFDTKFLETYDLNLDEE; from the coding sequence ATGTTTCAAAAAGTATTGATTGCCAATCGCGGGGAGATTGCCGTGCGTATTATCCGTGCATGCCGCGAGCTGGGCATTCGTACGGTCGCCGTCTACTCCGAAGCGGATCGTGAAGCGCTTCATGTGAAGCTGGCCGACGAAGCCTACTGTATTGGTCCCAAGGCATCCAAGGAAAGCTATTTGAATATAGCAAACATCATGAGTGTAGCGACCAAGGTAGGGGCAGACGCCATCCATCCTGGTTATGGCTTCTTGGCAGAAAACGCCGATTTTGCCGAGATTTGTGCCGCATGTAATATTACCTTTATCGGTCCAGACCCAGAAGCCATTGTGAAGATGGGGGACAAGTCCACAGCGAAGGATACGATGAAAACGGCAGGTGTACCTACTGTACCAGGTACGGAAGGGCTGATCGAAGATGTGGCTGACGCTGTCGTTACCGCAAACAAGATTGGCTATCCTGTCATGGTCAAAGCGACGGCGGGTGGCGGCGGACGTGGTATGCGCGTAGCCGTTGACGATGAAGATTTGGAAAAAGCGATCCGTCAGGCGCAAAACGAAGCGAAAACGGCTTTTGGCAATCCAGGTGTTTACTTGGAGAAGTTCGTAGAAGGCCCGCGTCATGTGGAAATTCAAATCATGGCTGACAAGCATGGCAATGCCGTATACCTGGGTGAGCGCGACTGCTCTATCCAACGCCGTCACCAAAAGCTGATCGAGGAAGCGCCATCTCCGGCATTGAGTGAAGAGCTGCGTCGACAAATGGGTGATGCTGCTGTTGCGGCGGCAAAAGCCGTTTCTTATCACGGTGCGGGAACTGTCGAGTTTTTGTTGGACAAACATGGAAAGTTCTACTTCATGGAAATGAATACGCGTATTCAGGTAGAGCATCCTGTAACCGAGCTGGTGACTGGCTTTGACCTGATCAAGGAGCAGCTGACCGTAGCGGCAGGCCAGCCATTATCCTTTACGCAAGAGGATATCGTATTGGATGGCTGGGCTATTGAATGCCGTATTAATGCTGAGAATCCTGCGAAAAACTTCATGCCTTCGCCAGGTCGTATCACGGAATATTTGGCGCCAGGCGGCTTTGGTGTGCGCGTAGACAGTGCAGCGTATGCAGGATATTCCATTCCACCTTACTACGACTCGATGATCGCCAAGCTGATTGTGTGGGGCAAGGATCGTAACGAAGCGATTGACCGTATGAAGCGTGCGTTGGGTGAATTCGTCGTAGAAGGTATTACGACAACGATCCCATTCCATTTGAAGGTATTGGAGCACGAAGTATTTGTCAGCGGGCATTTCGATACGAAATTCTTGGAAACCTACGACTTGAACCTGGATGAAGAGTAA
- a CDS encoding Asp23/Gls24 family envelope stress response protein, whose protein sequence is MEEFTPDLDRTELGKVQIAPEVLEVIAGMAASEVEGVAQMSGGFVGEIAERLGRKNIARGVRVEVGSREAAVDVSIIVKYGHRIPEVARNIQDSVRNAIESMTGLSVVEVNVHIVDVELKAEEKVPAPVPVEEHQRVR, encoded by the coding sequence ATGGAAGAGTTTACTCCAGACTTAGATAGAACAGAACTTGGTAAAGTCCAGATCGCTCCCGAAGTGTTGGAAGTGATCGCCGGCATGGCTGCGTCCGAAGTAGAAGGTGTAGCGCAAATGAGCGGCGGTTTCGTAGGAGAAATAGCTGAACGATTAGGCCGTAAAAATATAGCGCGTGGTGTGCGTGTAGAGGTTGGCTCCCGCGAAGCGGCGGTGGATGTTTCGATCATTGTCAAATACGGACATCGCATCCCGGAAGTCGCTCGAAATATTCAAGATAGTGTACGCAATGCGATTGAGAGCATGACAGGTCTTTCTGTAGTGGAAGTAAACGTACATATCGTTGATGTTGAATTGAAAGCAGAAGAAAAAGTACCGGCTCCAGTACCGGTTGAAGAACACCAGCGCGTGCGCTAA
- a CDS encoding DUF2273 domain-containing protein, producing the protein MMRELMWEHKGKLMGVFAGLFLGIIYLLVGFWDTLVFVVFVGTGYYIGRKLDHKEDLREILDKILPGKFR; encoded by the coding sequence ATGATGCGGGAGTTAATGTGGGAACACAAGGGGAAGCTAATGGGGGTTTTTGCCGGACTTTTTTTAGGCATCATCTACCTTCTCGTGGGATTTTGGGATACACTGGTTTTTGTTGTGTTTGTCGGGACCGGTTATTATATTGGACGAAAGCTCGATCATAAAGAAGACTTGCGTGAAATACTCGACAAGATTTTGCCAGGCAAGTTTCGGTGA
- a CDS encoding M3 family oligoendopeptidase: protein MKFSQIQYERMDMNAVEGQFTQLLEAFQHASSFSEQDTIMAQLNKLRQEVESARYVAQIRHTINTEDSFYKAEQDYWDEATPVYTGIVSRYYQAIVDSPFRAQLEEKWGAQLFRIAESTLRTFSPEVISDLQEENRLASQYVALKASAKIMFEGEERNLSEMIPFTIAKDRDMRKRANEAKYDYMRQHTDEFDRIYDQLVKVRTRIAKKLGFNSFVELAYARLNRTDYNAEMVASFRQQVLEHIVPVSSKLVERQRQRIGVDTLEYYDLSFDFATGNPSPKGPPEWIVENGKKMYAELSPETDEFYNFMLDNDCLDLLSKKGKATGGYCEYISQYRLPFIFANFNGTSGDIDVLTHEAGHAFQVYVSRDFEVPEYHFPTYEACEIHSMSMEFLTWPWMEHFFKEDTDKYKFSHLSSGLQFIPYGVSVDEFQHVVYENPDMTPAERKQAWREIERKYLPHRNYAQNAYLEEGGFWQQQTHIFQSPFYYIDYTLAQICAFQFWKRSQSEPKQAWEDYLTLCREGGSKSFLELVQVAKLYSPFEDDCIPSVIGEIEQFLNSIDDKSL from the coding sequence GTGAAGTTCTCACAAATTCAGTATGAGCGCATGGATATGAACGCAGTTGAAGGACAATTCACACAATTATTGGAAGCGTTTCAACATGCTTCAAGTTTCTCCGAGCAAGATACGATCATGGCTCAATTGAACAAATTGAGACAAGAAGTGGAATCTGCGCGGTATGTCGCACAAATCCGCCACACAATCAATACAGAGGATTCCTTCTACAAGGCGGAGCAGGACTACTGGGATGAAGCCACTCCTGTGTATACCGGCATCGTTTCCCGCTACTATCAGGCGATCGTCGATTCTCCCTTCCGCGCACAATTGGAAGAAAAATGGGGTGCACAGCTGTTTCGCATCGCAGAGAGCACACTCCGTACATTTTCGCCGGAAGTCATTTCTGATTTGCAGGAAGAAAACCGTTTGGCCAGTCAATATGTCGCACTGAAAGCATCTGCCAAAATCATGTTTGAAGGAGAAGAGCGAAACCTTTCAGAGATGATTCCTTTTACAATTGCGAAAGATAGAGACATGCGCAAACGTGCGAATGAAGCGAAGTATGATTATATGCGGCAACATACGGACGAATTTGATCGCATCTACGATCAGCTCGTCAAGGTACGCACACGCATCGCCAAAAAACTCGGCTTCAATAGCTTTGTTGAGCTAGCTTATGCACGTCTGAATCGTACCGACTACAATGCAGAAATGGTAGCCAGTTTCCGCCAGCAAGTGCTAGAGCACATCGTTCCAGTATCATCAAAGCTCGTCGAACGTCAGCGACAACGCATTGGTGTCGATACACTTGAGTATTACGATCTTTCCTTTGATTTTGCTACAGGGAATCCAAGCCCGAAAGGCCCACCGGAATGGATTGTGGAAAACGGGAAAAAGATGTATGCCGAGTTGTCACCTGAAACGGACGAATTTTACAACTTCATGCTGGACAATGACTGTTTAGATTTATTGAGCAAAAAAGGGAAGGCAACTGGCGGCTACTGTGAATACATCAGCCAATACAGGCTCCCCTTTATTTTCGCCAATTTTAATGGTACGTCCGGTGATATCGACGTACTTACGCACGAGGCAGGACATGCGTTTCAGGTGTATGTAAGCCGAGATTTTGAGGTGCCTGAATATCATTTCCCAACCTATGAGGCGTGTGAAATACATTCAATGAGCATGGAATTTTTGACGTGGCCATGGATGGAGCATTTTTTCAAAGAAGATACCGACAAATACAAATTCTCACATCTGAGCAGCGGACTCCAGTTCATACCGTATGGCGTATCTGTTGATGAGTTCCAGCATGTTGTCTACGAGAATCCAGATATGACCCCGGCAGAGCGTAAACAGGCTTGGCGTGAAATTGAGCGTAAGTACCTACCGCATCGCAATTACGCACAGAATGCGTATCTTGAAGAGGGCGGGTTCTGGCAGCAGCAAACCCATATTTTCCAAAGCCCCTTCTATTACATTGACTACACACTAGCCCAGATTTGCGCGTTCCAATTTTGGAAACGATCTCAATCTGAGCCAAAACAAGCTTGGGAGGATTATTTGACGCTTTGCCGCGAAGGCGGAAGCAAATCGTTCCTCGAGCTGGTGCAAGTGGCGAAGCTCTATTCTCCATTTGAGGACGACTGCATTCCATCGGTGATTGGCGAGATTGAACAATTCTTAAATAGCATTGACGATAAAAGCTTGTAA
- the xseB gene encoding exodeoxyribonuclease VII small subunit: MARKKTEQETDVQFEDAMKRLEEVVNRLEEGDIPLEEAITLYQEGVTLSRICGQKLDAIEAKITQLVEEDGQVKQKAFRVEGES; this comes from the coding sequence GTGGCTCGCAAAAAAACGGAACAAGAGACTGATGTGCAGTTCGAGGACGCGATGAAGCGCCTGGAAGAAGTCGTCAATCGACTTGAAGAAGGAGATATTCCCCTCGAAGAAGCGATTACGCTATATCAGGAAGGAGTGACTCTTTCCAGAATTTGTGGTCAAAAGCTGGATGCAATCGAAGCGAAGATTACCCAGTTGGTGGAAGAAGACGGACAGGTAAAGCAGAAGGCGTTTCGCGTGGAAGGAGAATCATGA
- the xseA gene encoding exodeoxyribonuclease VII large subunit, producing MALQDILSVSDLNRYIKLVLEKEPHLQDIWVRGEISNFTHHSSGHMYFTLKDKQSRIKVVMFASYNRFLRFLPKDGAKAIVRGSISAYERDGAYQFYAKEMQPDGLGSLYLAFEQLKEKLAQEGLFAAERKRMLPRFPKRVGVVTSPTGAAIRDICTTIRRRYPQAEIVLSPAVVQGADAPASIVSAIRIMNDQPDIDVLIVGRGGGSIEELWAFNDENVARAIATSLIPVISAVGHETDVTIADFVADVRAATPTAAAELAVPHYLEWVERVRQLEIRMHRAVRGTMTEQRNRLTRLGNSYAMRQPERRLEEAAERLDRAHLRMRQSMKHLLDRRRERYTRLDEQIKRYRLADQIGEKRKNLSKLRATLDERMLGRLNQKRMAFAARIATLEALSPLKVMQRGFSLVYTNDRLVKSVEQFAPGDEIMVRLSDGSATARVEKVNREEEKQSGSQKNGTRD from the coding sequence ATGGCATTACAAGATATTTTATCTGTCAGTGATCTCAATCGTTATATTAAGCTGGTGCTGGAAAAGGAACCCCACTTGCAAGATATATGGGTGAGGGGAGAAATCTCCAATTTTACTCACCATTCCAGCGGTCATATGTATTTCACGCTAAAGGACAAGCAGTCACGCATCAAAGTCGTCATGTTTGCGAGTTATAATCGCTTCCTGCGTTTCTTGCCCAAAGATGGCGCAAAAGCGATTGTGCGAGGGTCTATTTCTGCATACGAACGGGATGGCGCGTATCAGTTTTACGCCAAAGAGATGCAGCCAGACGGTCTTGGCTCGCTTTATTTAGCATTCGAGCAGCTGAAAGAAAAATTGGCGCAAGAAGGGTTGTTTGCAGCAGAGAGAAAGCGGATGCTCCCGCGTTTTCCCAAACGTGTCGGTGTCGTCACTTCTCCGACAGGAGCTGCCATCCGAGATATTTGCACGACGATTCGCAGACGATATCCGCAAGCAGAAATCGTACTTTCACCAGCCGTTGTCCAAGGTGCGGATGCACCTGCATCGATTGTCTCCGCTATTCGGATCATGAACGATCAGCCTGATATTGATGTTCTCATTGTAGGGCGTGGTGGAGGTTCCATCGAGGAGCTGTGGGCGTTTAATGATGAAAACGTCGCGAGGGCAATTGCTACTTCACTCATTCCCGTCATCTCCGCTGTAGGACACGAGACGGATGTGACCATCGCCGATTTCGTAGCAGATGTACGGGCAGCTACGCCGACAGCCGCAGCTGAATTGGCTGTACCGCATTATTTGGAATGGGTCGAAAGAGTGCGACAGCTCGAGATACGGATGCATCGAGCAGTACGTGGTACCATGACAGAGCAGAGAAATCGTTTGACACGCTTGGGCAATTCGTATGCGATGCGCCAACCGGAGCGGAGGCTGGAGGAAGCGGCAGAACGATTGGATCGGGCACATTTGCGGATGCGTCAATCCATGAAGCATTTGCTGGACAGAAGACGCGAACGCTATACGCGATTAGATGAACAGATCAAGCGCTATCGCCTCGCTGATCAAATTGGAGAGAAAAGAAAAAATCTGTCAAAGCTCCGCGCCACCTTGGACGAACGGATGCTGGGCCGTCTCAACCAAAAAAGAATGGCATTCGCAGCTAGAATAGCGACGTTGGAAGCACTGAGTCCACTAAAGGTCATGCAGCGTGGATTCTCACTCGTATACACCAATGACAGGCTCGTGAAATCGGTGGAACAGTTTGCCCCTGGCGATGAGATCATGGTACGATTAAGTGATGGCAGTGCGACTGCACGTGTGGAAAAAGTGAATCGGGAGGAGGAGAAGCAGAGTGGCTCGCAAAAAAACGGAACAAGAGACTGA
- a CDS encoding polyprenyl synthetase family protein, which produces MIGVHTFESYLVEKTAYIEQRLLPALEQQGVPENLYESMKYSLMAGGKRLRPMLVLAVLEALDKPIERGVAFAVALEMIHTYSLIHDDLPAMDDDDLRRGKPTNHKVFGEATAILAGDALLTRAFAYIAEAYMDRTDVSAATTVNLIAELGKRAGATGMVGGQMADIEGESKRLNLDQLEFIHRHKTGDLLIAALRGGGYLAEASEGQMEALTRYGVCIGLAFQIQDDILNVEGDAQELGKAVGSDADREKATYPSLLGLAESKARLDELIAEAKAALADAGIENSALSPLADYVRDRNK; this is translated from the coding sequence ATGATCGGCGTGCATACATTCGAGAGTTATTTGGTGGAAAAGACCGCCTATATAGAGCAAAGACTCTTGCCAGCCCTTGAGCAGCAAGGAGTTCCGGAAAACTTGTACGAATCCATGAAGTATTCGCTCATGGCAGGCGGAAAAAGGTTGCGTCCCATGCTGGTGTTGGCGGTCCTCGAAGCATTGGACAAGCCGATTGAACGGGGCGTGGCATTTGCGGTTGCCCTGGAAATGATACATACGTACTCCTTGATTCACGATGACCTCCCGGCGATGGACGACGATGATCTTCGTCGCGGTAAACCGACCAATCACAAAGTATTCGGTGAAGCAACAGCCATTCTCGCAGGAGATGCCTTGCTGACGCGTGCGTTTGCATACATTGCAGAGGCTTACATGGATCGCACCGATGTTTCAGCGGCTACTACCGTGAACCTGATTGCGGAGCTGGGCAAACGTGCAGGAGCAACTGGCATGGTCGGCGGACAGATGGCGGATATCGAAGGGGAGAGCAAGCGCCTTAATCTGGATCAGCTCGAATTTATCCATCGTCACAAAACAGGTGATCTCTTGATCGCAGCCTTGCGCGGGGGAGGCTACCTCGCAGAAGCATCCGAAGGCCAAATGGAAGCATTGACACGCTATGGTGTTTGCATCGGTCTTGCTTTTCAAATTCAGGATGACATCTTGAATGTGGAAGGGGATGCCCAAGAGCTGGGGAAAGCAGTTGGCAGCGATGCGGATCGGGAAAAGGCAACGTACCCATCGCTTCTTGGTCTAGCCGAATCGAAGGCGCGTCTTGACGAATTAATTGCCGAGGCAAAAGCAGCGCTTGCGGATGCGGGAATCGAGAACTCTGCACTCAGCCCGTTGGCGGACTACGTGCGTGATCGCAATAAATAA
- the folD gene encoding bifunctional methylenetetrahydrofolate dehydrogenase/methenyltetrahydrofolate cyclohydrolase FolD, producing the protein MAATILQGKEVAQSIRAELANEVVELKKQGVVPGLTVVIVGDDPASHSYVRGKAKGCEEVGISSEIIRKDADITEEELLVIIQQLNENPNVNGILVQLPLPAHISEHAVIEAIAPEKDVDGFHPISIGNMVLGNDTMLPCTPHGIIELIKRTGTQMAGKHAVVIGRSNIVGKPVSLLLQQENATVTMCHSRTQNLEEYTQKADILVVATGRAHMIGKEHVKPGAVVIDVGVNRIETGKLVGDVKFDEVKDVASFITPVPGGVGPMTITMLLKNTVAAAKKQAKQ; encoded by the coding sequence ATGGCTGCAACCATTCTCCAGGGAAAAGAAGTCGCACAGAGTATTCGGGCCGAATTGGCGAACGAAGTAGTTGAATTGAAAAAACAAGGGGTCGTACCGGGTTTGACTGTTGTCATTGTAGGAGACGACCCAGCTTCTCACTCTTATGTACGGGGTAAGGCAAAAGGCTGTGAGGAAGTTGGTATTTCATCCGAGATCATTCGGAAGGACGCTGACATCACAGAGGAAGAGTTGTTGGTTATCATTCAACAGTTGAACGAAAATCCGAACGTTAATGGGATTTTGGTTCAGCTTCCTCTTCCTGCTCATATTTCAGAGCATGCGGTCATTGAAGCCATTGCTCCTGAAAAAGATGTGGACGGTTTCCATCCGATTAGCATAGGCAACATGGTACTGGGAAATGATACGATGCTTCCTTGCACACCGCATGGAATTATTGAATTGATCAAGCGCACAGGCACCCAGATGGCAGGCAAACACGCAGTGGTGATCGGACGTAGCAACATCGTTGGTAAGCCGGTATCATTGCTGCTGCAACAGGAAAATGCTACGGTAACCATGTGTCATTCTCGCACGCAAAATCTCGAGGAATACACCCAAAAGGCGGACATCCTCGTCGTTGCAACTGGTAGGGCTCATATGATCGGCAAGGAGCATGTTAAACCGGGCGCTGTCGTCATTGATGTCGGTGTGAATCGCATTGAAACGGGTAAGCTCGTTGGAGATGTCAAGTTCGACGAGGTCAAAGATGTGGCTAGCTTTATTACCCCAGTTCCAGGCGGTGTTGGCCCGATGACGATTACGATGCTGCTGAAAAATACTGTTGCGGCGGCGAAAAAGCAAGCAAAACAATAG
- the nusB gene encoding transcription antitermination factor NusB: protein MKRRTAREKVVQCLFQIDMAEVPLTDAVALVMEESEENAQYLRYLLDGVLKNLTEIDAEIKKYLRGWQLERIANVDRAILRLAFYEIMFEQDTPDKVVMNEAIEVAKLFSDEQSHRYINGVLSSFLQSRETKQA from the coding sequence ATGAAACGAAGAACAGCACGAGAAAAAGTAGTTCAATGTCTTTTCCAAATTGATATGGCAGAGGTTCCGCTAACAGATGCGGTTGCTCTCGTCATGGAAGAATCCGAGGAAAATGCACAGTATTTACGTTATCTCCTCGATGGTGTATTGAAAAACTTGACTGAGATTGATGCAGAAATCAAGAAGTATCTGCGTGGATGGCAATTGGAACGCATCGCCAATGTAGATCGCGCTATTCTTCGTCTGGCTTTTTACGAGATCATGTTTGAGCAAGACACACCTGACAAAGTCGTGATGAACGAAGCGATTGAGGTCGCGAAGCTGTTTAGCGACGAGCAGTCCCACAGGTACATTAACGGTGTATTGTCGAGCTTCTTGCAATCACGTGAAACCAAGCAGGCGTAA
- a CDS encoding O-sialoglycoprotein endopeptidase, whose translation MSKVMLGIDTSNYRTSLCLAEEDGRIVAEAKRLLKVKEGKRGLQQSEAVFQHVMNLPELSDEMKWKDYEIAAICVSEKPRPQDGSYMPVFKVGEGLAKSLATYLRVPLHLTTHQEGHIAAGEYTAEVRPTEDRFLAVHLSGGTSELLLCERHAAGYTIEKIGGTIDLHAGQLVDRIGVALGLSFPAGPALEQLAKEATGEFRVSSAVDGLSFSFSGPEASLLREVEKGSTSPAEIARATEQCIANALEKSLRHAVEQGYPKDILIVGGVAANYYIRERLIKRLEHPAVKAKLYFCDPVYSGDNAYGVAMLGWMKQKANIK comes from the coding sequence ATGAGTAAGGTAATGTTGGGAATCGACACGAGCAATTACCGGACATCACTGTGCTTGGCTGAGGAAGACGGCCGAATTGTCGCAGAAGCAAAACGCCTTTTGAAAGTAAAGGAGGGCAAGCGCGGACTGCAACAATCCGAAGCCGTCTTTCAGCATGTGATGAACCTGCCGGAATTAAGTGATGAGATGAAGTGGAAGGACTACGAGATTGCAGCGATTTGTGTAAGTGAGAAGCCACGCCCGCAAGACGGATCGTATATGCCTGTATTTAAAGTAGGAGAAGGCTTGGCGAAATCGTTGGCGACTTATTTGCGCGTTCCGCTGCACTTGACGACGCATCAAGAGGGACATATTGCGGCAGGGGAATACACTGCTGAGGTGCGTCCGACAGAAGACCGCTTTTTGGCTGTGCATTTGTCTGGAGGTACCAGCGAGTTGCTGTTGTGCGAGCGTCATGCAGCCGGATATACCATTGAGAAAATCGGTGGGACGATCGATCTGCACGCAGGTCAACTGGTCGATCGGATTGGTGTGGCACTTGGTCTGTCCTTTCCTGCAGGTCCTGCATTGGAGCAGTTAGCAAAGGAAGCAACAGGTGAGTTTCGTGTTTCTTCGGCGGTTGACGGACTTTCCTTTAGTTTTTCTGGTCCAGAAGCATCGCTTTTACGGGAAGTGGAGAAGGGGAGTACGAGCCCTGCTGAGATTGCGCGAGCGACAGAGCAATGTATTGCCAATGCACTAGAGAAGTCCTTGCGCCATGCAGTAGAGCAAGGCTACCCGAAGGACATCTTGATTGTAGGAGGAGTAGCTGCTAATTATTACATTCGTGAGCGGCTGATCAAACGACTGGAACACCCTGCCGTGAAGGCGAAGCTGTACTTCTGTGACCCCGTTTACTCCGGTGATAATGCCTATGGAGTCGCAATGTTGGGTTGGATGAAGCAAAAGGCGAACATTAAATAA